ATCTGATCGGCGTAGCCTGGCTGATGCGGCGCAGTCAGGCGGTGGAAACGGAGGAAGAAGAATGGACGAATCAATGATCTGGGTCGGAATCGGCCTGCTCGGTCAGGCTCTGTTTTCGGCCCGTTTTCTCGTCCAGTGGTTGTTCAGCGAAAAACACCGGCAGAGTATCATTCCCGAATCCTTCTGGTATTTGAGCCTGGGCGGGGGGCTGATTCTGTTCGCCTATGCTCTTTACCGCAAGGATCCGGTCTTCATTCTCGGGCAGAGTTCGGGCTGCCTGATCTATCTGCGCAATATCTATTTCATCCGCAGAAAAAAACCGGAGAGGCCGACCTCATGAAAAGCCGAAGTGTTTGCGGATTGGTCGGCCTCTGGGGTCTGCTGGTAGTGGTCAGCATCGCCTGCCGACCGCCGATTCCGATTGATGAAACCCGCTATCTTTCGGTGGCCTGGGAAATGTGGCGGAGCGGCAATTTCCTGGTCCCCCAGGTCAACGGTCTGCCCTACAGTCACAAGCCGCCCCTGCTTTTCTACCTGATCAACCTCGGCTGGATGCTGTTCGGGGCCAATGCCTTTACCGCCCGGCTGACCGCCCCGCTGTTCGCCCTCTGTAACCTAGGGCTGACCGCCGCTCTGGGCCGCCGCCTCTGGCCGGAAAACCCCCGGGTCGCTGAATTTGCCCCTTTCATCCTCCTGGCCCTGCCCCTGTGGGCGGTAACCAGCACCGTAACCATGTTCGATCAGCTGCTGACCTTTTTTATTCTCCTGGGTCTTATCGGCCTGCTGAAAATAAGCCGGTGGCAGTGGCGCTCGGGCTTGATGCTGCTCGCGATCGCCATCGGCGGCGGCCTCCTGACCAAGGGTCCGGTCGTGCTTTTGCCGCTGCTGCCGACGGCCCTGAGCTTTCCCTGGTGGCGGCCGGCGGCGGCCGCGAAAAAAAAATACTGGTATCCGCTTTTGCTGGCGGCGCTGCTCGCCGGTATCGGCCTGGCCCTGGGCTGGGCCCTGCCCGCCGCCAGAGCCGGAGGCCCGGCCTACGCCGACGCCATTCTCTGGGGCCAGACGGCCGGACGGATAGTCAAATCCTTCGCCCATCAGCGCCCCTGGTGGTGGTACCTGCCCTTGCTCCCGCTCGTACTGCTGCCCTGGACGGTGCTGCTTGTCCGGGGCCCGGAAAAAGGCTGGCGCGGCTTACTTGCGGAACCCGGCCTGCGCTTCTGTCTGGCCTGGCTGCTGCCGGCCTTCATCCTCTTTTCCCTGGTCAGCGGCAAGCAGCTCCACTATCTGGTCCCGCTGCTGCCGGCATTGGCTTTGCTCGGCGCCCGGGCGGCCGACGGCGCCGCCCCTCAAACCCTGCGCTGGTGCCGCATCAGTCTGGGCGGACTTTTTCTGGTCAGCGGGCTGGTACTGGCCGGCAGCGGGCTCCTGCCCTTGGTCAACGAATTTACCGGTCACCGCAACCCGCTCTGGGTCCTGGCTCTGATATTTTCAGGTCTTCTGGCTTGCGGATTAAAACCGGAGAAGCCCGCGACCACGATTACCGGAATCAGCGCCGCCGTAGTCGGCTGGATTCTGCTGCTGCAGTTCATCGCCGCCGGCAGCCTGGCCGGCACTTTCGACCTCGGACCCATGGCTTTGAAAATCGCCGAGCTGCAACGGCAAGGACATCAGGTCGCCATCTATCCGGCCAGATTCGCCAACCAGTTCCATTTCCCCGGCCGACTGCGCCAACCCCTGATCACTCTGGATGAGATTCACGAAGTCGGCCCCTGGCTGGCGGCCCATCCGAAGGCCTACATCGTCACCTTCCGCCGGAATCTGTCCCCCGATAACGACAGCGGGCCGCCTGAGCTGACCCTGGAGAGCGGCAAAAGACGAATCAGCCTGTGGTCGGCCACAGCCTTGCAACCCCTGCTGCCGCCCCCGCTGACGACAGAATAATTATCCTTTAAAAATACAGTTTTTTATTTTCATGGCAGGCAAACGACGGCAAGGCACTGAAACTCATGTTGCACTCACAAAAAAATCAGCCCCACCCCGACCGGCTCGCCGGGACCGACATCGAAGCGGAAAAGAACTGGCGGCAACGGCTCTTCCGGCTTGGCGCCGGGCGGGGCCCGACGCTGCTGCTGGCCCTGCTTTTCGCCACGGTTTACAATTTCCCCTTCTGGCGAAAGCTGCTGCGGCTGCCGGACATCTCCCTGAGCGCCAACGCCGGTTTTCTGGCCGCAACCCTGGTCATCTTAGTCGGGGTTTTCTTTTTCTTTCTGACCCTTACGGCCTATCCCTATCTCCAGAAAAGCCTGGCCGTGATCCTGCTGCTGCTGATGGGGCCGATTCTCTATTTCTCCTCGCATTACGGCGTCATTATCGATCACAACATGATCAGCAACCTGCTCGAAACCGATACCCGCGAAGCCGCCGAACTTTTGAGCCCGGCCTTTCTCGGGCATCTCCTGCTGTTGGTTATCCTGCCGGCGGCGCTGCTAATCCGCCGGCGGCAAACCTGGGCCCCGACCCTGCGCCAGACCGGCGCCAACCTGCTCTGCGCCCTGCTGACCCTGATGGTTATCGGCGGCACCCTGTTTGCCGCCTACGACGACTTCGCCCTGATCGGCCGCAGTCACCGTTTCCTCCGCCTCTTCTTAAACCCCAGCTACGCCCTCTATTCGGTGGAAAAATATTACCGGGTCAATCATCTTGTCAAAAGGCCGCCGCAACCGCTGGCTGAAGACGCGCGGATCAGTCCTGCCAGCGGCCGGCGGAAAAAGCTTCTCGGGGTTTTCGTAGTCGGCGAATCGGCTCGGGCCGCGAATTTTTCCTTAAACGGCTACCAGCGTGAAACCAACCCCCGACTTAAACAGGAAAACATCATCAGCTTCACCCAGGCCTACGCCTGCGGCACCTCGACCGCCGAGGCTCTGCCCGGCATGTTCTCACATCTGCCCCGCAAGGACTATTCGGTCAAAAAGGCGGCGGCTTACGAAAACGTGCTTGATATTTTACAGCGCCTCGGCGTGGCGGTGCTCTGGCGCGACAACAACTCCAGCGCCAAAGGCGTGGCCGAACGAATCTTCTACGAGAAGCTGAGCCTCCGGGATCTGCCAAAGGCGCGGGCAGCCTCATTAAGTCAGCGGGGCGAGATCTTCGACGAAGCCCTGCTGCTCAACCTGGATGAATTTCTGGCGGCCCATGCCGACCGCGATCTGCTCATCGTGTTACACCAGAAAGGCAGCCATGGCCCGGCCTACCATAAACGCCGGCCGCCGGCTTTTGCCCGATTCCAGCCCGAATACCAGGGTGAAGACGTGCATAACGCCAGCCGTGAAGAACTGATCAACGCCTATGACAACACCATTCTCTATACCGATTTTTTTCTCGCCCGGCTGCTCGACTGGCTCAAAAACAACAGCGCCGAGCGGAACAGCTTTATGATCTACATGTCGGATCACGGCGAGTCTCTGGGGGAAAACGGCATTTACCTGCACAGTCTGCCCTGGTTCATGGCCCCGGATGAACAGATACATATCGGTGCTATCGCTTGGTTTTCCCCGGGTTTCGGCGAAGACCGGGGCTTTGATCCGGCCGCACTGCGGGCTCGACGCGACCAGGCGGTTTCCCATGATTTCATTTTTCACACCCTGCTGGGTCTTTACAAGGTTGAGAGCAAGATCTATAATCCGGAGCTTGACCTGCTGAAACTGGCTGAATAGCGACACTTCAGACCGCTATCGCGGCCACACATATGTGAAAGTTACCAGCTGTTACTGGCTTACTTGAAAGTAACCAAACAATCAAAGGATAATCCATCATGCTGAAAACAATCGGCCGTTCCTGGCTGCGGGCGGCGCGGCCGCTGCTCCTTTTTTATCTCCTTTTGCTGCTGGTCGCTTTTGTCGGCCGGCTGGTACTGATCGGCCGCTACCACGAGCCGCTGGTCGCCGGCGGGGTCAATTACTGGTTCGCCCTTCTTGTCGGTCTGCGCCTGGACACGATCGCCGCGGCCGCGGCCCTGGCTCTGCCGACTTTGTTCCTGTTTCTTTCTCCGCCCCGTTTCACCCGGGTCAGCGCCCGGCTCTGCGGCTGGTATTTTCTCGTCATCACGCTGATCACGATCTATATGGAAATCGCGACGCCGCCTTTTTTTGCCGAATTCGAGGCTCGGCCCAATGAACTGTTCGTCAATTACCTGCTCTACCCCCGCGAGGTCCTGAGCACGATTTTTTCGACCCAGCTGCTGCCCCTGACCCTGGCCGCCGTCTGTCTCTCGCTGTTTACCTGGCTCTATCGCCGCTGGAGGAAACAGAGCCGCCTTTTCCGACGCGCCCTGGAGGTCGACTACCGTCTGCGCCTCTTCCTTTTTCTGCCCACCGCCCTGATCATTTTTCTCGGCATCCGCTCCTCCTTCGGCCACCGGCCCGCCAATCTCTCCGACGCGACCTTCAGCAATTCCCACATTGCCAACGAGATTGCCAAGAACACCCTGCACGCGGTCGGCTATTCGCTCTATGCCAAGCATAAATTCTCGGTCGACACCAAGCTTTACGGGCGCATGCAGGATGACGAGGCCATCGCCCGGGTGCAGAAACTGCTCGCGATCGACCCGGGAAAACCGGTTCACCCCGACTACCCCTTTCTCCGCCGGGCGCAGAGTCATTTTCCCCGGTCCGAACGGCCCCGCAATCTGGTGGTCATCATTGAGGAAAGCCTGGGGGCTCAGTATGTCGAGGCTCTGGGCGGCCGGCCCGGAATCACCCCCGAGCTCAACCGCCTGGCCCAGGAAGGCATTCTGTTTACGCAACTTTATGCCAGCGGCACCCGCAGCGTCCGCGGCATGGAGGCCATCGTCGCCGGGTTCCCCCCGATTCCCGGCACCAGCGTCCTCAAACGCAACTTAAGCCAGCAGGATTTTTTCTCGCTCGCCCAGGCTTTGAACCCTAAAGGGTATCACAGCAGTTTCATTTACGGTGGGGAAAAGCGTTTCGACAACATGGGCAGCTGGTATTACGGCAATGGTTTTCAGAAAATCATCGATGAACCTTTGTTTGAAAACCCGGTTTATCACGGCATCTGGGGCGTCTGCGACGAGGACCTGGTGGTTCGCGCCGACCAGGAATTCACCCGGCATCACCAGGCCGGTCAGCCTTTTCTCTCGGTGCTGTTTACGACGACCAACCATACCCCTTTCGAATACCCGGAAGGCCGCATCAGCCCGCTGCCCGGCAGCCAACCCGACAGCGAGGAGAACGCGGTCAAATTTGCTGATTTCGCCCTCGGTAAATTCTTCGCCCTGGCCCGCGAGCACGGTTACTATGAAAACACCGTCTTTGTCGTCGTCGCCGATCACAACGTGCGCGTTCGCAGCAGCCCCAACGGCATCATGCCGGTCGACAATTACCGGATTTTCGGCCTGATTTTAGGAGGAAACGTGGAACCTCGGCGCTGCGAACGCCTGGTCAGCCAGATGGACGTCACGGCCACGGCCCTGGATCTGCTGGGCCTCGACCTCGAATCGCCGATTGTCGGCAATTCGATTTTCAACCCGGAGAAGGTTGATTTTGCCCTGATGCAGTTCTACTCGCTCTACGGCTTCTACCGCGGCGAGCGTTTGGCGGTGTTCGAGCCCCGAAGCGCCCCCCGAACCTTCCGCGTCAAGGGCCGGGAACTGCTGCCGCTGCCCCCCGATGAAGAACTCGAACGCGACGGCCTGGCCCTGCTTACCGCCTCCTCCTGGCTCTATCACCAGCGCCGCCACGGCCTGCCGCCGGCGGAGCATAAACCATGAAAATTCTCCTGGTCGAAGACGAGCCCGGCATTTTAACCCAGCTCGAGGAGCTGCTCCGGGAACAGCGCTACCTCGTCGATACAGCCGTCAACGGCGCGGAGGCTCTGGATAAGGTTTTCGCCAATCTCTACGACCTGCTGGTTCTCGACATCATGCTGCCCAAGCTCGACGGCCTCAGCCTGCTCAGGGAAATCCGCCGGGCCGCAATCAGTACTCCAGTGCTGTTTCTCACTGCCCGCGGCGGCATTGAGGACAAGGTCAAAGGGCTCGACTGCGGCGCCGACGACTACCTCGCCAAACCCTTCTCCACGGCCGAGCTGCTGGCCCGCATTCGGGCGCTGCTGCGCCGGCCGGGGCGCGAGGGCAACAGCCTGCTCCAGGTGGGCGACATCAGCCTTGACACGGTCAGCCGTGAAGTCGTAAACGCCGGCCGGCCCCTGGAGCTGACTCCCAAAGAGTTCTCCCTGCTCGAATTCCTGCTTTACAACAAGAACCAGCCGGTATCCCGAATCACCCTGGCCGAGCACGTCTGGGGCGAAGATTTCGACCCCTTCACCATGTCCAACACCATCGACGTCCACATCAAGAATCTGCGCCGCAAGCTCGACCCCGAAAAAAGCGGCCGGGCCCTGATTCAAACGGTTCGCGGCGTCGGCTTCGTCGCCCGGGATACCCCGGGCGACCAGGAAGAGCCGGCATGAAAATCCGCACCCGCATCAGCCTCTGGATCACCGCGGCCGGGGTCCTGGTCAGCCTGTTTTTCTCCCTCTTCGTTTTCCGGGAGATGTTGGAACAGCTCTACCGCCAGCTTGATGATGAAATCAAGACGGCGACCGGCGAGGTCATGCGGCTGTTTGAGAGCAGCAATCAGCCGGAAGAACAGTTTCAGCAGCAGGCCACCGAACTGCTTTTCAACAACCGCCGCTACTGGATCCGGGTTTATGAGGGCGAGAAACTGATCTATGCTTCCCGGCTGGCCCGCCTCATCGACCTACCCATGGCTCCAGAGAGAAAAAAAAGCACGCTCAGAGTTCAGGTTTCCAGCCGCATGATTGATCTGGATCAGGGCGAGAGCGAAAACGTGACCTTCAGAACCCGCCGCACCCGGCTGGCGGCTGCCGGCGACCAACCCGCCCGGCTAATCCAGGTGGCGCTGCCTATGGAAAAACTCGATGAAGAGATCCGCGAAGTCGTCATCTTCATTACCATCGGCCTCTCCCTGTCGACTGTGCTTTTGCTCTTGATCAGTTACCTGCTCGCCGGGCGCATTCTCAAACCCATCAGGCGGATCACCGAACTGGCCCGGGAGATTGACGAACAGGCCCTGACGGCACGGCTGCCGCTCAATCACAATCAGGATGAGCTTTTCGAGCTTTCCCGGGCTTTCAACCAGATGCTCGACCGTCTGCAATACTCCTTCAACCACCAGAAGGAATTTCTCGCCAATGCCGCCCATGAACTGAACACCCCGCTGACCACCATCCGCCTATTTGTCGAACAGGGGATGGAAAACCGGGAACTGCCGGCGGCTTTCCGCCGGCGCCTCGGCGCCCAGCAGCAGACCCTGCAGCGCCTCGGTCGGCTGCTGCGCGATCTGATGTTTCTCTCTCGTCTGGAAATCAAGCAGCAGCTGAAATCTGAAGTTTTCGACCTTGGAGAAATGCTGACCTCGGTCCTGGCCGAATTCGAGCCCCTGATCGATTTAGAGGCGATGTCCCTTAGCCTCGACATCACCCGCCCGGCCCCTTTCCGGGGTGATCCGGACAAACTCCAGCGGCTGTTTATCAACCTGCTCGACAACGCGATCAAGTACTGCCGGCCGCCGGGACACCTCAATGTCCGCCTGAGCCGGGACCGGGACGGCTTTAAACTGCGACTGGCCAACAGCAGCCCCCCGCTGAGCCCGGAAGAGCTGGCCCAACTCTTCGAACAGTTTTACCGGGTGGAAAAATCACGCTCGGCGGCTTCGGGCGGCTTCGGCCTGGGCCTGACCATCGTCCGGGAAATCGTCAACCAGCACCAGGGGGAAGTCAGTATCAACAACCGCAACGATCAAATCGAAGTCCTGGTCCGGCTGCCGGGAAGGTCTTCCGGCTGAGTTGTTCTCAACCCCAGCCTCAGAAAGCCAGCAAGAGCCAGGTCAGGGTGGCGAGGAAAAGGGCGACCATGACCGCGGCCGAGGCGATGTCCTTGGCCCGGCCGGAAAGCTCGTGGTGCTCGGAGCCGATCCGGTCGACCACGGCCTCGACCGCCGAATTGAGCAATTCCGTAATCATAACCAGCAGCCAGCTGCCGATGAGCAGCAGTTTTTCGACCGCGCCCTCCCCCCGCCACAACCCCAGCGGCAGCAACAACAGGAGCAGATAACACTCCTGCCGGAAAGCCTGCTCGTTCCTGAAGGCGGCGGCCAGACCGGCCAGGGAATAGCCGGTCGCCCGCCAAAGGCGGGCGACCGCGGCCTGCTTCATGGCTGGAAAATTCTGTCTATCCATGGGTTTATCTCCGAATAACTGCGGCCGCGGCCCAGGCCAAGCGGTGTTGCCGCGCCGAAAAATTACAATAATTTTACCTTCAAAAAAGCGAATTTCGTATCCAGAACGCAATTTTTGTTCCCGGTTCGCCCTGGCTTCAGGGGGGAGATACCTCAAGCTTGATGAAAAAACCATGAATTTCTCCAAAAAAATTTCGCACCTCAAGTTTTTGGCCACACGATTGCTCACCCCGGTTCTGTTTTCCGAAGCTTTTACTCCGGGCGCGGCCCGGCCCCGCGTCGAAATCTCGATGATGGTCGCGGCTACCATTGAAACAATCCTGCCCTGGCCTCCCGATTGACAGGTTCAAGATTTGATGGTATACTGGCGGTATATTGATGTCATCGTCAAGCGAGCAAGGCGAGTGAACTTCATTTAGCGGAGAGGTGAAAAGATATGTACAAAATCGATCCTGAATTATGCACATCCTGCGGTTCCTGCCAGGAAGAGTGTCCCGAAGATGCCATCATCGAGGGCGAGGACAGTTACATCATCACCGACAAATGCATTGACTGCGGTTCCTGCGCCGAGGTCTGCCCGGTGGATGCCATTTCCCCCGGCTGAAACAAGTCCGCACCACAACCTTTTACGGCCCGGAAACGCCTCTGCCGGCGTTTCCGGGCCGTATTTTATCCGCTCAGAACTTCAGCGCCAACGGTATAGTCACAAGATCGCGGTGCTTCGCCCTTTTGCGTAATCCTCTCGTATTGCAAACGCCATTGACCATCTCACGGCCAGATCAATACCGAAGAGCCGAGTAAACCTTCCTCCGATAGGGTTGCCTGGGCCGGGAGAAAAACGCCGAAGACTTACGGATACCGACCGCTTGCCCGTCAGAATTCCAGGGCCAGCTGCAGGGTTACGGTATCGGCCGTCTTACCGCTGCCGCCGTCGCCGACGCCATAGTCTTCGTCATGCGCGTATTCGAGCGCCAGACCGATTCCCGGGAAAAGTTCAACCCCGACACTACCCAGGTAACGATCCTCGGGCAGCTCCAGAGCCAGGGCCTCATCGGTACCCTGCCAGGCCACCGCGACAAAGGCTTCACGGCCGGCGACCGCAAAGGTGTAACCCAGTTCGACATTCCAGGCTTCGGGCTTGGCGCCCTTGCCCTTGAACTCAAGCTCGTCAACGGCGAAATCATCGTTGGCGGCCAGGTATTCACCGATCAGGGTCAGACCCTGCCAGGAAAATACGGCATGAGCGGTGAAGCCATCGACATAGTCACGGATGGATTCCGGCAGGGCGTCGCCCAAGGTATCGGAATCCGCCAGGTTGTTGATCCAGTCGGCCCCGACATCGAGACTGAAGTTATCGTTTTCAAAGGCATACCCGGTGCTCAAACCGAAACATTTAATCTCGTTATCGTCTTCGGCCTCGTCGATATCACCGTTGAAGGCATAAACGCCGACCCGGAAACCGGCCTGCTCGAAGCCGAGCAGAACCGCGCTTTCGCGGGTTTCCCCGAGTTCCAGAGTCAGAGGATCGGAGATCATATGGCTCTCGAAGTTGCCGAAGGGCACATAGAATTTACCGGCCTGAAGGAAAACCGGAAAATGTTCGGTATTGCCGAGAGTGAGATAGGCTTCGTCCAGATCGACCGGTTCGGTGTCATCCTCTTCCCAGAGCAGGAGAATATGGGCCGAAACATATTTATGCAGATCAATATCAATCCCCAGCTCCACCGTCGCCAAAGTGATATCGCTTTCGTCATTGCCGTCGTAATCCTCGGTAAAACCAACCTCAACCTCAACACAACCGCTGATGGTGACATGTTCGCCAAGCAGCTTAAGACCTCCCGCCAGGGAACTCAATTTCACCTGCTCCTGCCGATTTTCGTCAAGATCCTGCCGCTGACCGCTGAGCTGCTTCTGCAAATCGTTGAGCTGCTGTTCAAGGACCTCCATTTTCTGTTTCAGCTCCTGCGTCTCGGCAGCCAGCGGGGCCACGCCGACAAAAAGCAACAGGACAATTGCCGCAAGGATTAAATATCTATATATTTTCATTAAACAACTCCTGATTCTCTGTGGTCAGACATTAACGACAACGCTCTGCGGTCACGGATTTAACCCAGATCACCGCATCCTGGGAAAGTTCCTTGCCCTGATATTCCTTATCCGGCCCGAC
This window of the Pseudomonadota bacterium genome carries:
- a CDS encoding diacylglycerol kinase, with the translated sequence MKQAAVARLWRATGYSLAGLAAAFRNEQAFRQECYLLLLLLPLGLWRGEGAVEKLLLIGSWLLVMITELLNSAVEAVVDRIGSEHHELSGRAKDIASAAVMVALFLATLTWLLLAF
- a CDS encoding phospholipid carrier-dependent glycosyltransferase, whose translation is MKSRSVCGLVGLWGLLVVVSIACRPPIPIDETRYLSVAWEMWRSGNFLVPQVNGLPYSHKPPLLFYLINLGWMLFGANAFTARLTAPLFALCNLGLTAALGRRLWPENPRVAEFAPFILLALPLWAVTSTVTMFDQLLTFFILLGLIGLLKISRWQWRSGLMLLAIAIGGGLLTKGPVVLLPLLPTALSFPWWRPAAAAKKKYWYPLLLAALLAGIGLALGWALPAARAGGPAYADAILWGQTAGRIVKSFAHQRPWWWYLPLLPLVLLPWTVLLVRGPEKGWRGLLAEPGLRFCLAWLLPAFILFSLVSGKQLHYLVPLLPALALLGARAADGAAPQTLRWCRISLGGLFLVSGLVLAGSGLLPLVNEFTGHRNPLWVLALIFSGLLACGLKPEKPATTITGISAAVVGWILLLQFIAAGSLAGTFDLGPMALKIAELQRQGHQVAIYPARFANQFHFPGRLRQPLITLDEIHEVGPWLAAHPKAYIVTFRRNLSPDNDSGPPELTLESGKRRISLWSATALQPLLPPPLTTE
- a CDS encoding 4Fe-4S dicluster domain-containing protein; protein product: MYKIDPELCTSCGSCQEECPEDAIIEGEDSYIITDKCIDCGSCAEVCPVDAISPG
- a CDS encoding response regulator transcription factor, giving the protein MKILLVEDEPGILTQLEELLREQRYLVDTAVNGAEALDKVFANLYDLLVLDIMLPKLDGLSLLREIRRAAISTPVLFLTARGGIEDKVKGLDCGADDYLAKPFSTAELLARIRALLRRPGREGNSLLQVGDISLDTVSREVVNAGRPLELTPKEFSLLEFLLYNKNQPVSRITLAEHVWGEDFDPFTMSNTIDVHIKNLRRKLDPEKSGRALIQTVRGVGFVARDTPGDQEEPA
- a CDS encoding LbtU family siderophore porin, giving the protein MKIYRYLILAAIVLLLFVGVAPLAAETQELKQKMEVLEQQLNDLQKQLSGQRQDLDENRQEQVKLSSLAGGLKLLGEHVTISGCVEVEVGFTEDYDGNDESDITLATVELGIDIDLHKYVSAHILLLWEEDDTEPVDLDEAYLTLGNTEHFPVFLQAGKFYVPFGNFESHMISDPLTLELGETRESAVLLGFEQAGFRVGVYAFNGDIDEAEDDNEIKCFGLSTGYAFENDNFSLDVGADWINNLADSDTLGDALPESIRDYVDGFTAHAVFSWQGLTLIGEYLAANDDFAVDELEFKGKGAKPEAWNVELGYTFAVAGREAFVAVAWQGTDEALALELPEDRYLGSVGVELFPGIGLALEYAHDEDYGVGDGGSGKTADTVTLQLALEF
- a CDS encoding lipid A biosynthesis protein, with the translated sequence MDESMIWVGIGLLGQALFSARFLVQWLFSEKHRQSIIPESFWYLSLGGGLILFAYALYRKDPVFILGQSSGCLIYLRNIYFIRRKKPERPTS
- a CDS encoding HAMP domain-containing protein, encoding MKIRTRISLWITAAGVLVSLFFSLFVFREMLEQLYRQLDDEIKTATGEVMRLFESSNQPEEQFQQQATELLFNNRRYWIRVYEGEKLIYASRLARLIDLPMAPERKKSTLRVQVSSRMIDLDQGESENVTFRTRRTRLAAAGDQPARLIQVALPMEKLDEEIREVVIFITIGLSLSTVLLLLISYLLAGRILKPIRRITELAREIDEQALTARLPLNHNQDELFELSRAFNQMLDRLQYSFNHQKEFLANAAHELNTPLTTIRLFVEQGMENRELPAAFRRRLGAQQQTLQRLGRLLRDLMFLSRLEIKQQLKSEVFDLGEMLTSVLAEFEPLIDLEAMSLSLDITRPAPFRGDPDKLQRLFINLLDNAIKYCRPPGHLNVRLSRDRDGFKLRLANSSPPLSPEELAQLFEQFYRVEKSRSAASGGFGLGLTIVREIVNQHQGEVSINNRNDQIEVLVRLPGRSSG
- a CDS encoding LTA synthase family protein, whose protein sequence is MLKTIGRSWLRAARPLLLFYLLLLLVAFVGRLVLIGRYHEPLVAGGVNYWFALLVGLRLDTIAAAAALALPTLFLFLSPPRFTRVSARLCGWYFLVITLITIYMEIATPPFFAEFEARPNELFVNYLLYPREVLSTIFSTQLLPLTLAAVCLSLFTWLYRRWRKQSRLFRRALEVDYRLRLFLFLPTALIIFLGIRSSFGHRPANLSDATFSNSHIANEIAKNTLHAVGYSLYAKHKFSVDTKLYGRMQDDEAIARVQKLLAIDPGKPVHPDYPFLRRAQSHFPRSERPRNLVVIIEESLGAQYVEALGGRPGITPELNRLAQEGILFTQLYASGTRSVRGMEAIVAGFPPIPGTSVLKRNLSQQDFFSLAQALNPKGYHSSFIYGGEKRFDNMGSWYYGNGFQKIIDEPLFENPVYHGIWGVCDEDLVVRADQEFTRHHQAGQPFLSVLFTTTNHTPFEYPEGRISPLPGSQPDSEENAVKFADFALGKFFALAREHGYYENTVFVVVADHNVRVRSSPNGIMPVDNYRIFGLILGGNVEPRRCERLVSQMDVTATALDLLGLDLESPIVGNSIFNPEKVDFALMQFYSLYGFYRGERLAVFEPRSAPRTFRVKGRELLPLPPDEELERDGLALLTASSWLYHQRRHGLPPAEHKP
- a CDS encoding phosphoethanolamine--lipid A transferase, yielding MLHSQKNQPHPDRLAGTDIEAEKNWRQRLFRLGAGRGPTLLLALLFATVYNFPFWRKLLRLPDISLSANAGFLAATLVILVGVFFFFLTLTAYPYLQKSLAVILLLLMGPILYFSSHYGVIIDHNMISNLLETDTREAAELLSPAFLGHLLLLVILPAALLIRRRQTWAPTLRQTGANLLCALLTLMVIGGTLFAAYDDFALIGRSHRFLRLFLNPSYALYSVEKYYRVNHLVKRPPQPLAEDARISPASGRRKKLLGVFVVGESARAANFSLNGYQRETNPRLKQENIISFTQAYACGTSTAEALPGMFSHLPRKDYSVKKAAAYENVLDILQRLGVAVLWRDNNSSAKGVAERIFYEKLSLRDLPKARAASLSQRGEIFDEALLLNLDEFLAAHADRDLLIVLHQKGSHGPAYHKRRPPAFARFQPEYQGEDVHNASREELINAYDNTILYTDFFLARLLDWLKNNSAERNSFMIYMSDHGESLGENGIYLHSLPWFMAPDEQIHIGAIAWFSPGFGEDRGFDPAALRARRDQAVSHDFIFHTLLGLYKVESKIYNPELDLLKLAE